One Danio aesculapii chromosome 22, fDanAes4.1, whole genome shotgun sequence genomic window carries:
- the htr2b gene encoding 5-hydroxytryptamine receptor 2B: MANVKQTDSVDWPSHWAALLILLVIVPTIGGNILVILAVSLERKLQNATNFFLMSLAVADLLVGLLVMPIALVTVLYNSTWPLADFLCPIWLFLDVLFSTASIMHLCAISLDRYIAIKKPIQHSQFKSRAKVLAKIALVWLISIGIAIPIPIKGLQFFDHPNITFNKNHTCLLSPEGFRDFKVYGSLVAFFIPLAIMMIIYLLTIQVLRKKAYLLKSRAARPSISTVFQQELSVLASPEKMVISNGIKRDRTLNPVNPITGDEVPLRRMSTIGKRSMQNLTNEQRASKVLGIVFMLFVVMWCPFFITNVISVLCEGCNSNLVDQLLDIFQWVGYVSSGINPLVYTLFNRTFRLAFRRYITCNYKRVRTPKLQRRSKISFRSSVTENSKRFMKHGMKNGISPVGYQSPIRHRSTQLQTSANIMLDTLLLTDNEDCKPDEHVSHV, from the exons ATGGCTAACGTCAAGCAAACAGACAGCGTGGATTGGCCTTCGCATTGGGCAGCGCTGCTCATTCTTCTGGTCATCGTTCCCACCATCGGCGGAAACATATTGGTCATTCTGGCAGTGTCGCTGGAGAGAAAACTCCAGAACGCCACTAACTTCTTCCTGATGTCTCTGGCTGTGGCTGATCTGCTGGTAGGACTGCTGGTGATGCCCATCGCTCTGGTCACAGTGCTTTACA ACTCCACATGGCCCCTTGCAGATTTCCTGTGCCCGATCTGGCTGTTTCTGGACGTCTTGTTCTCCACTGCGTCCATCATGCACCTGTGCGCCATCTCTCTGGACCGCTACATAGCCATTAAAAAACCCATCCAGCACAGCCAATTCAAGTCCAGAGCTAAAGTGCTGGCTAAAATAGCACTTGTCTGGCTAATCTCCATAG GTATTGCGATACCGATTCCAATCAAAGGGCTTCAATTCTTTGATCATCCGAACATCACCTTCAACAAAAACCACACTTGCTTGCTGTCGCCAGAGGGCTTCAGGGACTTCAAGGTGTATGGGTCTTTGGTGGCTTTCTTCATACCCCTCGCAATCATGATGATCATTTACTTGCTGACAATCCAAGTACTGCGCAAAAAGGCCTACCTTTTAAAATCAAGAGCTGCAAGGCCCTCCATTTCCACAGTCTTCCAGCAGGAACTCTCAGTTCTTGCTTCACCGGAGAAAATGGTCATATCAAATGGAATAAAAAGGGACCGAACACTGAATCCTGTCAATCCCATCACAGGAGATGAGGTCCCTCTGCGCAGGATGTCCACCATAGGAAAGAGGTCCATGCAAAACTTGACCAATGAACAAAGGGCCTCGAAGGTCCTGGGGATCGTATTCATGCTGTTTGTTGTGATGTGGTGTCCTTTCTTCATTACTAATGTGATTTCTGTGCTCTGTGAAGGGTGCAACAGTAATCTGGTGGACCAGTTGCTGGATATCTTTCAGTGGGTGGGCTATGTTTCATCGGGCATCAACCCGCTGGTTTATACGCTGTTCAATAGGACGTTCAGACTGGCCTTCAGGCGCTACATCACCTGTAACTACAAGCGTGTGAGGACTCCGAAACTGCAACGGAGAAGCAAAATCTCCTTTCGTTCATCTGTGACAGAAAACTCAAAGCGGTTTATGAAACACGGTATGAAGAACGGCATCAGCCCTGTAGGTTATCAGAGTCCTATCCGGCATCGATCAACGCAGCTGCAGACGTCTGCAAATATCATGTTAGACACGTTGCTCTTGACAGACAATGAAGACTGCAAACCCGATGAACACGTAAGCCATGTGTAG